The segment GGGCTTTGGTCTTGGTTGAGCGATCAAGATGCTGATTTCATTTGTTTACAAGAGGTCAGGGCCAAGCTGGATGATTTGCCAGCCGAGGCAGCCGCCTTAACGGGCTACGACGCCCATTTCCATCTAGCCGAGCGCCCCGGCTACAGTGGTGTGGCGGTTTATGCCAAGCGGAAGCCGGAAAAAATCGTTCGGGACATGGGGCTTGCCGCCCTAGAGTCTGAGGGGCGCTACCTCCAGCTAGATTATCCGCAGTTGTCGGTGATTTCCGTTTACTTCCCGTCGGGTTCTGCAAGTCAGGACAGGCAATACGTTAAATATGACATGCTGGATCACTTCTCGCATATGCTGGAAGGGTTTAGACGGACCAAACGGCAGTTTATTATTTGTGGCGACTGGAACATTGCTCACAAAGAGATCGATCTAAAAAATTGGCGCGGG is part of the Deltaproteobacteria bacterium genome and harbors:
- the xth gene encoding exodeoxyribonuclease III: MRVITCNVNGIRSATNKGLWSWLSDQDADFICLQEVRAKLDDLPAEAAALTGYDAHFHLAERPGYSGVAVYAKRKPEKIVRDMGLAALESEGRYLQLDYPQLSVISVYFPSGSASQDRQYVKYDMLDHFSHMLEGFRRTKRQFIICGDWNIAHKEIDLKNWRGNKKNSGFLPLERAWMDVVLGRLGFVDAFRVVDQSEDAYTWWSNRGAAYENNVGWRIDYQIVTPELKAKVKGASVYKETRFSDHAPLIIDYDLKTF